The following proteins come from a genomic window of Cyanobacteriota bacterium:
- a CDS encoding N-acetylmuramoyl-L-alanine amidase has protein sequence MGWKSSVAMMPLVLWGGLMRPAQAEAGLVVAYPPANHQTTAAQIFLIGTAPIAGVVTVNGQAITRNSAGHFAPSFPLKVGDNRFEVRYQNQVITLTITRLDTRPKVPTSLAFAQDSLQPAVAIARLPGEVVCFEAIAPPTGRVMVQVGDRQLALQPQVASVELPPNYAVLTRQNQPTPIAQTGLFQGCTVFDRPMAATVPRFTLTFNGQTLTQPAPGTVTILEPNRFRAAIVTAEAGVARTGPSTDYSRLTPLPQGTQALVTGQEGSWLRLDYGAWIRSSEVQVVDVAIPPRSLIRSLKTRDLPDWTEVHFPLQVPVPVTITQEDRLFSITLHNTVAQTDTIYAPPNRLLDRLDWQQITPTQVRYQLRFKPRQQWGYTLRYEGTTLVLALRHPPDRQNITVLLDPGHGGDADIGARGPTGYPEKAAALTISQLLRAELEQRGLRVVMTREADTDVGLAARVALIQQTQPTIALSLHYNALPDDGDALNTSGVAVFWFHPQAYSLAVFLHDYLVQRLHRPSDGVFWNNLALTRPTIAPSLLLELGYMINPDEYEWIMDPKAQQQLAATLADGVVAWIDQQLAPD, from the coding sequence ATGGGTTGGAAGTCGTCGGTTGCCATGATGCCACTGGTGCTATGGGGAGGGTTGATGCGACCTGCTCAGGCTGAAGCTGGTCTAGTTGTAGCTTATCCACCTGCTAACCATCAAACTACGGCTGCCCAGATTTTTTTGATTGGTACAGCTCCGATCGCAGGGGTAGTGACGGTGAACGGGCAAGCAATCACTCGCAACTCGGCTGGGCACTTTGCCCCTAGCTTTCCCCTCAAGGTAGGAGACAATCGCTTTGAGGTGCGCTATCAAAACCAGGTGATTACCCTAACTATTACTCGCCTAGACACCAGGCCCAAGGTGCCTACATCCCTGGCGTTTGCCCAAGATTCTCTTCAGCCTGCGGTGGCGATCGCTCGCTTGCCAGGAGAGGTGGTGTGTTTTGAGGCCATTGCTCCTCCAACGGGTAGGGTCATGGTGCAGGTGGGCGATCGTCAGTTGGCTTTACAACCCCAAGTGGCCAGCGTCGAGTTGCCCCCTAATTATGCTGTGCTGACTCGTCAAAATCAGCCTACTCCCATTGCCCAGACCGGACTGTTCCAAGGCTGTACCGTGTTCGATCGTCCCATGGCTGCTACGGTGCCCCGCTTTACCCTAACCTTTAACGGACAAACCCTAACCCAACCAGCACCGGGTACGGTGACGATTCTAGAGCCTAATCGTTTCCGGGCAGCGATCGTCACGGCTGAAGCTGGCGTGGCCCGCACTGGCCCCAGCACAGACTATTCTCGCCTCACACCCCTCCCCCAGGGAACTCAAGCCCTGGTAACTGGTCAAGAGGGAAGCTGGCTACGCCTAGACTATGGTGCTTGGATCCGGAGCAGTGAGGTGCAGGTTGTGGATGTAGCTATCCCGCCGCGATCGCTGATTCGCAGTCTGAAAACCCGTGATCTTCCCGACTGGACGGAAGTACACTTTCCGCTACAAGTGCCTGTACCAGTCACCATCACTCAAGAGGATCGTCTCTTTTCCATCACGCTACACAATACCGTTGCCCAAACAGACACCATCTACGCCCCTCCTAATCGATTGCTCGATCGCCTAGACTGGCAGCAAATTACACCCACCCAAGTGCGCTATCAATTGCGCTTCAAGCCTCGGCAACAGTGGGGTTATACCCTGCGCTACGAAGGCACAACCTTGGTGCTTGCCCTACGCCATCCACCTGATCGACAGAACATCACCGTCCTATTGGATCCAGGCCATGGGGGTGATGCAGATATTGGCGCTAGAGGGCCAACGGGTTATCCAGAGAAGGCTGCTGCCCTGACAATCTCTCAACTGCTGCGTGCAGAATTGGAACAGCGTGGATTGCGGGTCGTTATGACTCGCGAGGCTGATACCGATGTGGGCCTGGCGGCGCGTGTCGCTCTGATTCAGCAAACACAACCCACGATCGCCCTTAGCCTGCACTACAACGCCTTACCCGATGATGGCGACGCTCTCAATACTAGTGGCGTTGCTGTCTTTTGGTTTCATCCCCAAGCCTACAGCCTAGCCGTGTTTTTACACGACTACTTGGTGCAGCGTCTTCATCGCCCCTCCGATGGCGTGTTTTGGAACAACCTTGCCCTAACTCGTCCTACGATCGCCCCTAGTCTATTGTTAGAACTGGGTTACATGATTAACCCCGACGAGTACGAGTGGATTATGGATCCCAAAGCCCAGCAGCAATTGGCGGCTACCTTGGCAGATGGGGTCGTTGCTTGGATAGATCAGCAGCTTGCCCCTGACTAA